One window of the Lemur catta isolate mLemCat1 chromosome 6, mLemCat1.pri, whole genome shotgun sequence genome contains the following:
- the KCNJ4 gene encoding inward rectifier potassium channel 4: MHGHSRNGQAHVPRRKRRNRFVKKNGQCNVYFANLSNKSQRYMADIFTTCVDTRWRYMLMIFSAAFLVSWLFFGLLFWCIAFFHGDLEAGPAVPSAGGPAGSGGAAPAAPKPCIMHVNGFLGAFLFSVETQTTIGYGFRCVTEECPLAVIAVVVQSIVGCVIDSFMIGTIMAKMARPKKRAQTLLFSHHAVISVRDGKLCLMWRVGNLRKSHIVEAHVRAQLIKPYMTQEGEYLPLDQRDLNVGYDIGLDRIFLVSPIIIVHEIDEDSPLYGMGKEELESEDFEIVVILEGMVEATAMTTQARSSYLASEILWGHRFEPVVFEEKSHYKVDYSRFHKTYEVAGTPCCSARELQESKITVLPAPPPPPSAFCYENELALMSQEEEEMEEEAAAAAAVAAGLGLEAGSKEEAGIIRMLEFGSHLDLERMQATLPLDNISYRRESAI, encoded by the coding sequence ATGCACGGGCACAGCCGCAACGGGCAGGCCCACGTGCCCCGGCGGAAACGCCGCAACCGCTTCGTCAAGAAGAACGGCCAATGCAACGTCTACTTCGCCAACTTGAGCAACAAGTCGCAGCGCTACATGGCGGACATCTTCACCACCTGCGTGGACACGCGCTGGCGCTACATGCTCATGATCTTTTCCGCGGCCTTCCTCGTCTCCTGGCTCTTTTTTGGCCTTCTCTTCTGGTGTATCGCCTTCTTCCACGGTGACCTGGAGGCCGGCCCGGCGGTGCCCTCGGCGGGGGGCCCGGCGGGCAGTGGCGGGGCAGCCCCCGCGGCCCCCAAGCCCTGCATCATGCACGTGAACGGCTTTCTGGGCGCCTTCCTGTTCTCGGTGGAGACGCAGACGACCATCGGCTACGGGTTCCGGTGCGTGACGGAGGAGTGCCCGCTGGCGGTCATCGCAGTGGTGGTCCAGTCCATCGTGGGCTGCGTCATCGACTCCTTCATGATTGGCACCATCATGGCCAAGATGGCGAGGCCCAAGAAGCGGGCACAGACGCTGCTGTTTAGCCACCATGCGGTCATCTCGGTGCGCGACGGCAAGCTCTGCCTCATGTGGCGCGTGGGCAACCTGCGCAAGAGCCACATCGTGGAGGCCCACGTGCGCGCCCAGCTCATCAAGCCCTACATGACCCAGGAGGGCGAGTACCTGCCGCTGGACCAGCGGGACCTCAACGTGGGCTACGACATCGGCCTGGACCGCATCTTCCTGGTGTCGCCCATCATCATCGTCCACGAGATCGACGAGGACAGCCCGCTCTACGGCATGGGCAAGGAGGAGCTGGAGTCGGAGGACTTTGAGATCGTGGTCATCCTTGAGGGAATGGTGGAGGCCACGGCCATGACCACCCAGGCCCGCAGCTCCTACCTGGCCAGCGAGATCCTGTGGGGCCACCGCTTCGAGCCTGTGGTCTTCGAGGAGAAGAGCCACTACAAAGTGGACTACTCGCGCTTCCACAAGACCTACGAGGTGGCGGGCACACCCTGCTGCTCCGCCCGGGAGCTGCAGGAAAGCAAGATCACCGTGctgcccgccccgccgcccccgcccagTGCCTTCTGCTACGAGAACGAGCTGGCCCTCATgagccaggaggaagaggagatggaggaggaggcgGCAGCCGCCGCTGCTGTGGCCGCGGGCCTGGGCCTGGAGGCGGGCTCCAAGGAGGAGGCGGGCATCATCCGAATGCTCGAGTTTGGCAGCCACCTGGATCTGGAGCGCATGCAGGCCACCCTCCCGCTGGACAACATCTCCTACCGTAGGGAGTCCGCCATCTGA